GGACTAAATCTCACATATTTCATTGGGCCGATCCACACACATAAGGGCCCAATGCCTTAGAGCATTTTGGCTACATAAAAATAATTGGGAAAAAAAGAATGTCAGAAGTGGGATTTGAACCCACGCTCTCTCACGAGAACCAGAACTTGAGTCTGGCGCCTTAGACCACTCGGCCATCCTGACTATGCGTTGAATTTCGAAACTTTTGGTATTTATTATTTAACCCAAAGTCTCAAAGCTGTTAATTGATTTACTCCAATAAAGTTGGCTATAAATGTTAgctataatatatttttattatattaaattaataaaaatagaATGCATAATTTCGATATGTAAGTGGATGATATGTAATTTAACTACAAATCTGTACATGTTCGAGAAATATAACCAATATAGAGAGGTTGCCTAAAATTTTAGCTAACATGTATACATTATTGGAGATAATCtctattatatttatttatagtatttttaacatatttttagCTAAAAAAATTTACGTGTTTCAGAAAATCTTTGGGGCGAGTGGAATAAAAATATATGTGCTTTATCACTAATCTTATATTTGGTTGAGATGAATAAAAGTAAAAGATGTAAAATGAGAACTATTAAAATGTATTTgattatcatatttttattttttcctCCATTTCATATAATCATATAATCAAGAGCTCAAATATTCCATTTTGAGAATGAATACTACATTTTttcttatattttattttattcagaGAATGAATGCTAGATTTCttcttatattttattttattcacatTTTTTTCATAATAAAATTATCCTCGCTcatttttttcaaatatttttcaCGAACTTCGTTGTTGCCCATTAATTTTACTTATTACACATTCCATTTTCCCTTAACCGAACACAAAAATAATGAATTTTCCCTTCATATTATGTGTTTATTTTCAGTCATCCAAAATCTTAAATTcgatccttataaaattataagtcatatttgtcaaaaaaaaataataataaataattaacaacTATCAAATTTTCATAAATCATATTCTCCAtccaaatattaaaaaaaattaataaattattcgTATCTTTTACCTGAGTGACCAAATGTAACTAACTTTAACTTCTTCTCCTAATTCACTTCCATATAATACGAAATTACAAAGGCTAGTTTAGCGCTAATTAAGGTAGTTTAAGACAAATATAGGAGTAATTAAACTGTGTAACCTTTGAATAAAAAAAAAACAATAAAATAATAAGGCAACATTGTGTCGGTAAGACGGTAAAGGAACAAAAAGCGGACCACTGTCTCGTCGGTGCATCCGATCCACCTGCTTTCCTCAGACCCACACCACCCGATTCCCCTTTATTATTCTATATATTTTGGGAGATATGAAGATTGTCATCACCATTAATACTAGGGTCAttttacaattttaaaaaaatgttttaGAAAATTTCACATTAATAGGACAATAGTGAATCAACCAACAAAAAATAACTAAAGAAGGAGAATATTTCATTtaataatactccctccgtccccctCATTTTTTTAAGTTGGGGGACGGGGGCTCGACACGCATTTTAATGTTCTTATTAAATGtaattgtataatttttttataattttttttcttctaaaaaATGTAATGTTCAAATCTTTATAAAAAAGTAAATTTTAAGAATGAATTCCGGAACTATGCTTTATATttgccttaaaatgcgtgtcaagtATGTGAaaaaaatgtaaagaaatgagAGGGACGGATGTAGTATTATATTAGAATATCAGTCCCGACAACTGATAGTTATAACTATTAAGTAACCGGTCGTTCTAAAAATTAAGGTGGTAGGGTAAGATTCAAACATTATCTTATACTTTTGACACTCCTACTCAATCGTACGATATTTTTCGTACTGATTGACCCGATAACATACATAATCAATACTAACATCATTACAATTAACTAAATTAAACAAATCGAGGTGGGACTTTGCCTAAACCGAACCCTGATACCATGTTAAGTCAGTAATTCTAAAATCTTAAAATTGCATTGAAAAGTTTAACATAATCTTATACTTTTGCTTATTTGCAAAAGTTAGAGCAGAAACATGGTTATTTAGGAGCTAAAATGGTTTTTAACGTTGTTAAAGACTTATGGCGGGTTCATGTGTTCATTTCGATTAGTATTTAAAtaccaaaagtaattaatctgATACTGTATGATTAGCAGTTAATCATAATTCAAATTCATATATAACAGAAAGATAAATGATACACTAACAAGGTCTTAAAAAGTCCAAAAAGGAGACTAATTTTATATTCAAAGATGGAATTGATAGTTCAAAGGTTTCTACATCTGAAAATCTATATTCATGATTCATGAGTTCTTTGAATTAGGGTGATTATGGCTTAATTGCAACATAGGTTTGATTAATTCCCGTTAAACGTTTCCCTTTCTGACTTTTTGTACTGTTCAcggtaagcgattgactactaatttacgtctaatcaataatatcaaacataatcatgagtgattttgttggattcgtatttataagtattttaataattgatacaatgaagtttttatatttaatactaatacgaaattaaagatattaaccATCAAAAGTGTGCACTaacaaacgtgtccaacacaaatagtaaacgtttttagggacggagggagcAGCAATGAGGACATGATTGGACATTTTGATTTTGAAATCATTCACTAAAATGTACATACACTGCTACACATGCAAGGGGAACATATAATATAAAACATCATACCCCTACCTCTTTTGTCAATTTGGAAATTTAACACTTTTccttattaaaaataataaaaaaaacaaaaagaaaatttatatatattaaatttacaACGGAATTTACCTCGAATACTTGTCAAAGAAAAAGAGACGAGTTTGTTGGAAATAATCCTGAAAAGTTAATAAATGATTGATACGGTAATTGAGTTCGTGTCCCTGCTGCGAAAATTAAAGAGTTCGTGTCCTGACACGTGtgattgtataattaattatcaaacaaaataaaataataaatcctCAAAATGTTTCTAAGCAACATGACATACTTTTGTTTGTGCGGTTGACCAGTACAATGTACAAAATATTCATTTTATTTTCGAAAAATTAGTCAATAAAATTACGACAACTCAgcaattaaaaataattttaaaatcgaATTCGAAAAGTCTAGCATTTACACGTTAGACCAAATCCCGTTATATGTCCCAAAACAGGGATCCATAAAAATTGTCACTTGTTTCTTTCATGCCGTTAGGCTCATCGAACGTGTGTTGCACTCCAGAATATGCTATTTTCGTAAACACGCTAGTCGTAGACTCGTATCATTTAAATATAACCGAATTAATTCACCGATTTAAGTTACTTGTATTTTTCAGTAAAAAAAAGCCAATAGATTTTCTTGTACTTAAAGAACTTTGTTTCCGCCAATTAAGCAAATTTTAATTTCGGCAGGGGCCAAACATTTGACCATCTGTTTTGTcatttttctaaaataattttcATGATTTGAACCATTATTTTGCATATATGTAAATAGTAAAGGAATCAAAATTTTGAAATAATcgatttaaaattttttaaataatcgaaaTCAAATTTTTTTGGTCGAATTTTCCGAAGTTACACAATTAATTTCAAATGTGACAAGGTTCACGAAATTCTGACTAGATCTTGTGTACTATGTCTCGCATGTTCGATTTTCGTTTTcgattcaaaaataaaaatacatttcttttttaaaatatttatgtacTTTGAATTTGCtcactattttttttaatttacatttatacttttatttagaaaatatgtAATGTTGCGTACAAGTTAAATTAGACAGATGTTTTGAAACCGAAATAGTAATTTTCATAAGAAAAATGCTAGGTATACAGAATGATATACAAAATTTTGTATATAATATCATGTGTTGTGTTTTAATTGGAATGACCCCGGCATTTATATCAACAAAACCAATTAAAACACCCTCCATCAAATATCATGTCATTATGTACAAATATTTTGTACAAAATTGTGTATATTTAGCACTACTCTCTTCAGTAACAAACATTTGATTCTTTTCTTGAAAACCATATAAAGCCCTACTAATTAAAAGagatttaaaattttaaaagctGAGGACACACCATGCACTGGTGGAGTAGTAGCCTCCTCTAAGATAGCTCTGCTATAAAAACATAGCAGCCTCTAGAGTTATTTGATTAGCTCAAGATATTCAAGAAAACATAATAAGAGCTAATTAGCTCACTTTCTTGGTCTTTAGTCCTTTGAAAGATTAAAGAACAATGGAGATTAAAAGGAAGCTTCTACATTGCTTAATCTTTTCGATATCTCTGTTGCTCATTATAATCAGGACCAGTGCTCAAGATCCTGATTATGCAGATGCTCTTACCAAATCACTCTTGTACTTTGAAGCTCAACGCTCCGGTCGCTTGCCTTATAATCACCGAGTCACGTGGCGTGATCATTCAGGTCTCACTGATGGCCTAGAACAAGGGGTGAGATTATTTTTTCATTCAACATGTTGGAGTTGAAGTTGTTTAAGTAGTAATGCATTTGATTCAATCAACCGTACCCCGTAAATACTGTATAGGACAGTGTGCATTTGATTGGTAGTACTAAATTCTGCGtacattttaattttttttagtaaGCCGGATATACCGAGTATGTCTAGTTTGCTTTTCTAATGTAAGTGCTTCTTTTTAGGTTGATTAATACTTTTTGTTTCGTTTAGTAGTCAGTAGTAATGCATTTGCGTTCTTTTTTTTATTAGAGCCGGATATACTGAGTATGTTTAGTTGGTTTTTGTTAATATATGTTCGTGTTTTTCAGGTTGATTTGGTAGGAGGATACCATGATGCTGGTGACCACGTAAAATTTGGACTTCCAATGGCATTTACGGTGACAATGTTGTCGTGGGGTGTTCTTGAATACGGTGAAGAAATTTCTCGAGCAAGAGAGTTTGGGCATGCTCTGGAGGCAATAAAATGGGGGACTGATTACTTCATTAAAGCACACACTAGCCCTAATGTGTTATGGGCAGAGGTAGGTACTTTGACTAATATAATATGGgcttaaattatataaaatttggtAGTAATTACACATGTTTTTAATTAATGATGAACAGGTAGGTGATGGAGACACTGATCACTACTGCTGGCAACGTCCTGAGGACATGACCACATCGCGACAGGCTCATAAGATTGACGAGAAGAATCCAGGTTCTGATCTTGCTGGAGAGACTGCTGCAGCTATGGCAGCAGCGTCTCTCGTGTTTAAGGAAACTAATCCACATTACTCTCATTTACTGCTGCACCATGCTCAGCAGGTAGTTTAAGTATGTGTAGAGTTGTGGTTAAGTCCGCGATTGATTTTGATAATGTGATGAATAATGTGGTTTAAATTTGTGTAGCTGTTTGAGTTTGGCGATAAATTTAGAGGAAAATATGATGCGAGTGTGGGGGTAGTGAAGAGTTACTATGCATCAGTGAGTGGGTATAAGGATGAGTTGTTGTGGGCAGCTCTGTGGCTATACAAGGCCACCGACAATGAGGTTTACTTGGATTATGTCATCAATAATGCCGAAAACTTTGGTGGAATTGGCTGGTCTATTTCTGAATTTAGCTGGGATGTTAAATATGCTGGAATTCAGATTATAGCTGCAATGGTAATTCTTCTGATACCAATTTGCATATTAACTTTACTTTCAGAAACAGTCACGATAAGATAGTTCAAGTGGTTAAGGGCGATGAGATAGCTCAAGTGGTTAAGGGCTTATCTCTTGTCGTCTCAGGTTCTGGGTTCGATGAGCTAAGGAATTTGATACTTATATCTTGATATGCAAATTTTCTCCATCACATTTCAAAATAAGCACCTTTTTGAAAATTTGGCATTTCCTTGATTTATGAATAATGTTTGTACTTGCTTTATGTTATGCCTTTTACTTTATGAGTGGAGGgaataagtaagttggaattaaggTATGTCATTCCTTAGTTGCTGCAGAATAGTAACAGAGGTTAA
The sequence above is drawn from the Apium graveolens cultivar Ventura chromosome 2, ASM990537v1, whole genome shotgun sequence genome and encodes:
- the LOC141706669 gene encoding endoglucanase 11-like, which gives rise to MEIKRKLLHCLIFSISLLLIIIRTSAQDPDYADALTKSLLYFEAQRSGRLPYNHRVTWRDHSGLTDGLEQGVDLVGGYHDAGDHVKFGLPMAFTVTMLSWGVLEYGEEISRAREFGHALEAIKWGTDYFIKAHTSPNVLWAEVGDGDTDHYCWQRPEDMTTSRQAHKIDEKNPGSDLAGETAAAMAAASLVFKETNPHYSHLLLHHAQQLFEFGDKFRGKYDASVGVVKSYYASVSGYKDELLWAALWLYKATDNEVYLDYVINNAENFGGIGWSISEFSWDVKYAGIQIIAAMLLPEVKHKKQREIIEQYRSKAEFYICSCMSKNNGTNVERTPGGLLFIRQWNNMQYVSSAAFLLTVYSDFLSNTNQNLSCHGIIVTPEELFAFAKSQVDYILGSNPNNMSYLVGFGSKYPTKVHHRGASIVSYRVNKGFIGCTQGYDDWYSQSKPNPNVVTGALVGGPDREDNFRDDRGNYMQTEACTYNTAPLVGLFAKLNQLSDLRLIASYR